One region of Vescimonas fastidiosa genomic DNA includes:
- the rpmI gene encoding 50S ribosomal protein L35 has protein sequence MPKLKTHSGAKKRFNLTKSGKVKRAHAFKSHILTKKDTKRGRRLRSGTYADCTNEATIRKMIPYK, from the coding sequence ATGCCTAAACTGAAGACCCATAGCGGCGCAAAGAAGCGCTTCAATCTGACGAAGTCCGGCAAGGTCAAGAGAGCCCACGCTTTCAAGAGCCACATCCTGACCAAGAAGGACACCAAGCGTGGCCGTCGCCTGCGCTCCGGCACTTATGCCGACTGCACCAACGAGGCGACCATCCGCAAGATGATCCCTTACAAATAA
- the infC gene encoding translation initiation factor IF-3 — protein MRVLSASVFLFLNGGVSAISKLQHELNEEIRDKEIRLIGETGEQMGIVSAEEALHIADERGLDLVKISPQAVPPVCKLMNYGKYKFEQSKREKEARKNQHVVEIKEIRMSPGIDVGDFNTKLKNAQKFLADGNRVKVSVRFRGREMAHTDIGRDLLNKFAEQCADTATLEKAAKMEGRNMFIFLSPKAGK, from the coding sequence ATGCGGGTGCTTTCGGCATCCGTGTTTTTATTTTTGAATGGAGGTGTTTCGGCCATTAGCAAGCTGCAGCATGAATTGAACGAGGAGATCCGCGATAAGGAGATCCGCCTCATCGGTGAGACCGGCGAACAGATGGGCATTGTTTCCGCGGAGGAGGCCCTGCACATCGCAGACGAGCGCGGTTTGGACCTGGTAAAGATCTCTCCGCAGGCTGTGCCCCCTGTGTGCAAGCTGATGAACTACGGCAAGTACAAGTTTGAGCAGAGCAAGCGCGAGAAGGAAGCCAGAAAAAATCAGCATGTGGTGGAGATCAAGGAGATCCGGATGTCCCCGGGCATTGATGTGGGCGATTTCAACACCAAGCTAAAAAACGCCCAGAAGTTCCTGGCAGACGGCAACCGGGTCAAGGTGTCTGTCCGCTTCCGTGGCCGTGAAATGGCCCACACGGATATCGGCCGGGATCTGCTGAACAAGTTTGCCGAGCAGTGCGCCGACACAGCAACATTGGAAAAGGCTGCCAAGATGGAGGGACGGAATATGTTCATTTTCCTCTCCCCTAAAGCAGGCAAGTAA
- a CDS encoding enoyl-CoA hydratase-related protein produces the protein MTNILLEKKGSIAVATINRPKALNALNSQVLEDLNELLDLVNADEEIRALVLTGSGEKAFVAGADIAEMSTLTKVEGEAFGKKGNDVFRKLETLPIPTVAAVNGFALGGGCELSMSCDIRICADTAVFGQPETGLGITPGFGGTQRLARLVGPGMAKQLIYTAKNIKADEALRIGLVNAVYPLEELMPAAEKLAATIAKNAPIAVRACKKAINEGLEAKMDDAVVIEEKLFGSCFETADQKEGMGAFLEKRKHEPYQNK, from the coding sequence GTGACCAACATTCTGTTAGAAAAAAAGGGCAGCATTGCCGTGGCCACTATCAACCGCCCCAAGGCCCTCAACGCCTTGAACTCTCAGGTCCTGGAGGATCTGAACGAGCTGCTGGATCTGGTCAATGCGGATGAAGAGATCCGTGCCCTGGTGCTTACGGGCAGCGGCGAGAAGGCCTTCGTGGCCGGCGCCGACATCGCCGAAATGAGCACCCTCACCAAGGTCGAGGGCGAGGCCTTCGGCAAAAAGGGCAACGATGTATTCCGCAAGCTGGAGACCCTGCCCATTCCCACCGTCGCCGCGGTCAACGGCTTCGCTCTGGGCGGCGGCTGTGAGCTGAGCATGAGCTGTGACATTCGCATTTGCGCCGATACCGCCGTCTTTGGCCAGCCCGAGACGGGCCTGGGCATCACCCCCGGCTTCGGCGGCACCCAGCGCCTGGCCCGTTTGGTAGGCCCCGGCATGGCAAAGCAGCTTATCTATACCGCCAAGAATATCAAGGCTGACGAGGCTCTGCGCATCGGCCTGGTGAATGCCGTTTATCCCCTGGAGGAGCTGATGCCCGCCGCGGAGAAGCTGGCCGCCACCATCGCCAAGAACGCCCCCATCGCTGTTCGCGCCTGCAAGAAGGCCATCAATGAGGGCCTGGAGGCAAAGATGGACGACGCCGTGGTCATCGAGGAGAAGCTGTTCGGCAGCTGCTTCGAGACCGCCGACCAGAAGGAGGGCATGGGCGCTTTCCTGGAAAAGCGTAAGCACGAGCCCTATCAGAACAAGTAA
- a CDS encoding oxygen-binding di-iron domain-containing protein: MYCVRKVNDDYTWIGADSRRLAVFEGVFGVPEGVSYNSYLLLDEKTVLFDTVDAQVIHQFRENLYHALDGRTLDYIVVHHMEPDHTAELEDMVLRFPNVQILCTAMAKTMIGQFFGHVYDDRIRVCKEGDTLCTGRHTLQFVAAPMVHWPEVMMTYDRTDKLLLSADAFGCFGALNGHLFADEVDFDRDCLDECRRYYTNIVGKYGPQVKAVLDKAAKLDIAMLLPLHGFVWRKDLDYILHKHLLWSTYQPEVQGVLIAYASIYGDTESAANILACRLAEQGVPVTMRDTSVVPLSSIVSDAFKYSHIVLASATYNMGVFICMEQLLHDLAAHKLANRRYAILENGSWSPAAGKGMEQIIEPLHWEKVSDTLTVKSALRPDQVLQLDTLADLLAKDVRRAEEKEEKPAGGKRYVCKVCGYVYEGDTLPEDYKCPLCGAGPQYFAEQ, from the coding sequence ATGTATTGTGTTCGCAAAGTCAATGATGATTACACCTGGATCGGAGCCGACAGCCGCCGCTTGGCGGTGTTCGAGGGCGTGTTCGGCGTGCCGGAGGGCGTTTCCTATAACAGTTATTTGCTTCTGGACGAAAAGACCGTCCTGTTTGACACGGTGGATGCCCAGGTGATCCACCAGTTCCGGGAAAATCTGTACCACGCCCTGGATGGCCGCACCCTGGACTATATCGTGGTCCACCACATGGAGCCGGACCACACCGCCGAGCTGGAGGACATGGTGCTGCGCTTCCCGAATGTGCAGATCCTCTGCACCGCCATGGCCAAGACCATGATCGGCCAGTTCTTCGGTCATGTCTACGACGACCGCATCCGCGTGTGCAAGGAGGGGGACACCCTCTGCACCGGCCGCCATACGCTGCAATTTGTGGCGGCGCCCATGGTCCATTGGCCCGAGGTGATGATGACCTACGACCGTACGGACAAGCTCCTGCTGTCGGCGGACGCCTTCGGCTGCTTCGGCGCTCTCAATGGCCACCTCTTTGCCGACGAGGTGGACTTTGACCGGGACTGCCTGGACGAGTGCCGCCGCTACTACACCAACATCGTGGGTAAGTACGGTCCCCAGGTGAAGGCGGTGCTGGACAAGGCGGCAAAGCTGGACATTGCCATGCTCCTGCCTCTTCACGGCTTCGTGTGGCGCAAGGATCTGGATTACATTCTTCATAAGCATCTGCTGTGGAGCACTTATCAGCCGGAGGTCCAGGGCGTGCTTATCGCCTACGCCTCCATTTATGGCGACACGGAGAGCGCTGCCAATATCCTGGCCTGCCGTCTGGCGGAGCAGGGCGTTCCCGTCACCATGCGCGATACCTCTGTGGTCCCCCTCAGCAGCATTGTGTCCGACGCCTTTAAGTACAGCCACATTGTTTTGGCCTCTGCCACCTATAATATGGGCGTGTTCATCTGCATGGAGCAGCTTCTCCACGATTTGGCGGCCCACAAGCTGGCAAACCGCCGCTACGCCATCCTGGAAAACGGCTCCTGGTCTCCCGCTGCCGGAAAGGGTATGGAGCAGATCATTGAGCCCCTGCACTGGGAGAAGGTCAGCGACACCCTCACGGTAAAGTCTGCCCTGCGCCCCGACCAGGTGCTGCAGCTGGATACCCTGGCTGACCTGCTGGCCAAGGATGTCCGCCGGGCCGAGGAAAAAGAGGAAAAGCCCGCCGGCGGCAAGCGCTATGTCTGCAAGGTCTGCGGCTATGTTTACGAGGGCGATACCCTCCCCGAGGACTATAAATGCCCCCTCTGCGGCGCCGGCCCCCAGTATTTCGCAGAGCAGTAA
- a CDS encoding lysoplasmalogenase family protein, with protein sequence MQFILLPFALCFLLYIRQENRYHFWAATALKVTLTLTLALCLLVALLRRYSPVLLAADLGMVLCAGGDYFLQYIRRSPGKFTCGILLFSLGHVCNLVALFLLAPFRLSALAVLAGLLALALALKGIGRWDTSENEPWLTIYIGLVAMTAAKSLSAAIAAPGAPGSLLLGLGGLLFFLSDIVLGIWNYQKNHILVANLNWLLYFSGQFLLCAGYIAAA encoded by the coding sequence ATGCAATTCATCCTGCTCCCCTTTGCCCTGTGCTTCCTGCTCTATATCCGCCAGGAAAACCGCTATCACTTCTGGGCTGCCACCGCCCTGAAGGTCACCCTGACCCTCACGCTGGCCCTGTGTCTGCTGGTGGCGCTGCTGCGTCGGTATTCCCCAGTATTGCTGGCGGCGGATCTGGGTATGGTGCTGTGTGCCGGAGGTGATTATTTCCTGCAATACATCCGCCGCAGCCCCGGTAAATTCACCTGCGGCATCCTGCTTTTCAGCTTGGGTCATGTGTGCAATCTGGTGGCCCTGTTCCTCCTGGCCCCTTTTCGCCTGAGCGCTCTGGCGGTGCTGGCAGGCCTGCTGGCTCTGGCCCTGGCCCTCAAGGGGATAGGTCGGTGGGATACCTCGGAAAATGAGCCCTGGCTTACCATCTATATTGGCCTGGTGGCCATGACGGCGGCCAAAAGTCTCTCGGCGGCCATCGCCGCCCCCGGAGCCCCGGGAAGCCTCCTGCTGGGTCTGGGCGGCCTGCTGTTCTTCCTGTCGGACATAGTCCTGGGCATTTGGAATTACCAAAAAAATCATATCCTCGTGGCGAACCTGAACTGGCTGCTCTACTTCTCCGGCCAGTTCCTCCTGTGTGCCGGATACATTGCAGCCGCATAA
- the trmB gene encoding tRNA (guanosine(46)-N7)-methyltransferase TrmB — MTKNGAYGFAQGGILWYNEMNIALLRQGIGGGNKAMRMRKKKNLQPRMESCRDCWVREPEAMRGRWRELYPQAERLEVELGCGKGRFTAGTAQAQPNTLLIAVEKVPDAMVVAMERVTEQRLSNVFFIDADAALLPELFAPGEVDRIYINFCDPWPKSNQKKRRLTHGNFLKKYRQVLKAGGQIHFKTDNDKLFDWSVEEIPQFGFTLSEVTRDLHGEGPVGVMTDYEAKFYGEGKNINRCVATMVDWTEPETAEEAAAAEG; from the coding sequence TTGACAAAAAATGGGGCGTATGGGTTTGCGCAAGGAGGAATTCTATGGTATAATGAAATGAATATTGCCCTGCTGCGGCAGGGTATCGGCGGAGGAAACAAGGCTATGCGTATGCGGAAAAAGAAAAATTTGCAGCCCCGTATGGAGTCCTGCCGGGACTGCTGGGTCCGGGAGCCGGAGGCTATGCGGGGACGGTGGCGAGAGCTGTATCCCCAGGCGGAGCGGCTGGAGGTAGAGCTGGGCTGCGGCAAGGGGCGCTTCACCGCCGGAACCGCCCAGGCCCAGCCGAACACCCTGCTCATCGCCGTGGAAAAGGTGCCGGACGCCATGGTGGTGGCTATGGAGCGGGTGACGGAGCAGAGGCTCTCCAATGTGTTTTTTATTGACGCGGACGCGGCGCTGCTGCCGGAGCTCTTCGCCCCGGGAGAGGTGGACCGCATTTACATCAATTTCTGTGACCCGTGGCCCAAGAGCAACCAAAAAAAGCGGCGGCTGACCCACGGAAATTTCTTGAAAAAATACCGGCAGGTGCTGAAAGCGGGCGGACAGATCCACTTTAAGACGGACAATGACAAGCTCTTTGACTGGTCCGTGGAGGAGATCCCGCAGTTTGGCTTCACCCTGTCGGAGGTGACCCGGGACCTGCACGGGGAGGGCCCCGTGGGTGTGATGACCGACTACGAGGCAAAGTTTTACGGGGAAGGGAAAAACATCAACCGCTGCGTGGCCACCATGGTGGACTGGACGGAGCCGGAGACGGCGGAGGAGGCCGCAGCAGCAGAGGGCTGA
- the rplT gene encoding 50S ribosomal protein L20 translates to MARVKGAMMARKRRNKTLKLAKGYWGAKSKHFKMANEQVMKSLTYAYVGRRLKKRDFRQLWITRISAACKQNGMNYSTFMHGLKVAGIQINRKMLSEMAINDAVAFTALCDIAKKA, encoded by the coding sequence ATGGCAAGAGTTAAAGGCGCAATGATGGCGCGTAAAAGAAGAAATAAGACCCTGAAGCTGGCCAAGGGTTACTGGGGTGCCAAGTCCAAGCACTTTAAGATGGCCAATGAGCAGGTCATGAAGTCCCTGACCTACGCCTATGTAGGTCGCCGGCTGAAGAAGCGCGACTTCCGTCAGCTGTGGATCACCCGTATCTCCGCTGCCTGCAAGCAGAACGGCATGAACTACTCCACCTTTATGCACGGCCTGAAGGTGGCCGGCATCCAGATCAACCGCAAGATGCTGTCCGAAATGGCTATCAACGACGCCGTGGCGTTCACCGCCTTGTGCGACATCGCTAAGAAGGCCTAA
- the cls gene encoding cardiolipin synthase yields MKRSYKRIIGSRLIVTALAVLIQLTWLWGLLEFLAPYALPINIVLTVLAVLFVLYVASKRDEPAYKILWLICILAFPLFGAILYLGFGDKKTSRPLHRRLEKAVAEIGPPKAEADAAHELEQESPHMAQIFHYASRLSRYPVQRNRDARYYPSGEAMFPVMLRALEQAEKYIYLEYFIISEGKMWQSMLATLVQKAACGVDVRIIYDDLGSLTTLPPGYAEYLRRRNIKCVSFNPMRLFLSGTLNNRDHRKILVIDGKVAFSGGINLADEYINRIEKYGYWKDGGFRLEGPAVQNYAQMFAEFWNAFSKDPLTLPDSCGSCPPEQGDGYVLPYCDSPANRDAVSNHLYMELLGQATQYAWFFTPYLMLGDTLLDAFVRAAQRGVDVRIFVPGVPDKKLAYRMTQSFFRPLLEAGVRIYTYTPGFLHAKACLLDDEIGMLGTVNLDYRSLFLHFECNALFYRASLLRDLKQDFEETLPLCKEITQQDLRKALHSRMVDSVLRIISPLC; encoded by the coding sequence ATGAAGCGGAGCTATAAACGGATCATCGGCAGCCGCCTGATCGTTACGGCCCTTGCAGTCCTGATACAGCTCACCTGGCTTTGGGGACTGCTGGAATTTCTCGCGCCCTATGCGCTGCCTATCAATATCGTACTCACCGTTTTGGCGGTGCTGTTTGTCCTCTATGTGGCGTCCAAGCGCGACGAACCGGCCTATAAGATCCTGTGGCTGATCTGCATACTTGCCTTTCCCCTGTTCGGCGCGATCTTATATCTGGGCTTCGGTGATAAAAAAACCAGCCGCCCGCTGCACCGCCGCCTGGAAAAGGCCGTTGCCGAGATCGGGCCGCCCAAGGCAGAGGCAGACGCGGCCCACGAACTGGAGCAGGAATCACCTCATATGGCACAGATATTCCACTACGCCTCCCGGCTGAGCCGTTATCCGGTCCAAAGAAACCGGGACGCCCGGTACTATCCGTCGGGAGAGGCGATGTTCCCGGTGATGCTAAGGGCGCTGGAGCAGGCGGAAAAGTATATCTATCTGGAGTATTTCATTATTTCAGAGGGCAAAATGTGGCAGTCCATGCTCGCCACATTGGTTCAAAAGGCTGCCTGCGGCGTGGATGTTCGGATCATTTATGACGATCTCGGCAGCCTGACCACGCTGCCGCCGGGATATGCAGAGTATCTGCGGCGCAGGAACATCAAGTGCGTTTCCTTTAACCCAATGCGGCTTTTCCTTTCCGGAACGCTGAATAACCGGGACCATCGTAAAATTCTGGTCATCGACGGAAAAGTTGCCTTCAGCGGCGGCATCAACCTTGCGGATGAATACATCAACCGCATCGAAAAGTACGGGTACTGGAAGGACGGCGGCTTCCGTTTGGAGGGGCCGGCTGTGCAGAACTATGCGCAGATGTTCGCGGAATTCTGGAACGCCTTTTCTAAAGACCCCCTGACGCTCCCGGATTCCTGCGGCTCCTGCCCCCCTGAGCAGGGGGATGGATATGTCTTGCCCTACTGCGATTCTCCCGCAAACCGGGATGCGGTCAGCAACCATCTGTATATGGAATTGTTGGGGCAGGCGACGCAATATGCGTGGTTTTTTACCCCGTATCTCATGCTGGGCGACACACTGCTGGACGCCTTTGTGCGAGCAGCGCAGCGGGGCGTTGATGTGCGCATTTTTGTGCCCGGTGTCCCGGATAAAAAGCTCGCCTACCGGATGACGCAGAGCTTTTTCCGCCCGCTGCTGGAGGCCGGCGTACGCATCTATACCTACACCCCCGGCTTCCTCCATGCAAAGGCCTGCCTGCTCGATGATGAAATCGGTATGCTGGGAACGGTAAATCTGGATTATCGCAGTCTTTTCCTTCATTTTGAATGCAACGCCCTGTTTTACCGCGCCTCGCTTTTGCGGGACTTGAAGCAGGATTTTGAAGAAACCCTTCCCTTGTGTAAGGAAATTACACAGCAGGATCTGAGGAAGGCCCTGCACAGCCGAATGGTAGACAGCGTTCTGCGAATCATCTCCCCCCTGTGCTGA
- a CDS encoding PolC-type DNA polymerase III has protein sequence MEKIGFFDFFGSFLPPQEFRSMLTGAKVVSGEVNRESRALEAEVECQHSVPEAAVTALEQLLQTHYDLRQIRLRFVSASGKKSAEQVLLGKPIKGRPISMEGLNPKMGTVVVEGKVFFFDCHETRRPGVWVLTFDITDNQNSVTVRKYMQTKELGSLQSAIAPGMWLRVQGIMELTRDGKDMQLAPFNIVKIGHEARKDTAREKRVELHLHTRMSNMDALTDPAAVIKEAISWGHPAIALTDHGVCQAFPDAWHTAKGKIKILYGVEGYFINNLDDRVVVHGPADQDLDDEIVCFDIETTGLQVMKEAITEIGAVVLKNGEIVDRFQTFVNPGRRLTPEIIGLTGITDAMLKDAPQPKEALEAFLKFVDGRPLAAHNAEFDIGFIREGCRRAGLDFSPTYVDSLILAQNLLPELNKFKLDVVAEHLDLPAFNHHRASDDAGMVGYMLIPFFEKMRRELGISRLQEINEKMLELRPLGNKNHRRPKHIIILAKNKLGLKHLYQLVSASNLKYFKRFPIIPKTELAAHREGLIIGSACEAGELFRAVVEHKDWDELKRIASFYDYLEIQPLCNNAFMLRSGEARDEEELRDFNRTIVRLGAELHKPVCATGDVHFMEPEDEIFRHVLLASKKFPDADKSLPIYFKTTDEMLEEFSYLGEETAYEVVVKNTRAIADLVEEIELLPPGQLFPPRLENSEQELHDMVWSKCHELYGENPPQLIVDRLNVELGGILGKYDVVYMSAQKLVQRSLENGYLVGSRGSVGSSLVAYMAGITEVNSLPPHYRCPRCKHTEFITDGSYGCGADMPDKICPQCGEKLVKDGFDIPFETFLGYGGGKVPDIDLNFSGEYQARAHRHAVEMFGETQVFRAGTIGTLAEKTAYGFVRKYLEERDITAGNAEMNRLTLGCVGVRRTTGQHPGGLVVVPDDMDVEDFTAVQHPADAEDAETITTHFEYHCMEDNLLKLDMLGHDDPSMIRMLEDLTGVNARAIPLDDPDTMSIFTSSKVLGFENDELLGPTGAVAIPEFNTRFTRQMLIDTQPKDFNTLVRLSGFSHGTDVWLGNARELIVGGTASVLQTVGCRDDIMLYLISMGLDPKMSFKIMEAVRKGKVKKGGFQEGWVEAMEEHGVPQWYIESLAKIGYLFPKAHAVAYVMMAFRIAWFKVHEPLAFYATFFTIRAKAFDAEFCCAGKEAVERKIHEIENNKDATAVEQNLLVTLEVCYEFYLRGFHFDTIDIYRSDASKFIITEGGLLPPLISVHGLGEAAAQDTVEKRKGKTFISVEEFSMCCSKLSKTHIEQLKALGAFAGMADTSQVNLFDGL, from the coding sequence ATGGAGAAAATCGGATTTTTTGACTTTTTTGGGAGCTTCTTGCCGCCCCAGGAGTTTCGGTCTATGCTGACGGGGGCCAAGGTGGTGAGCGGTGAGGTGAATCGGGAGAGCCGCGCCCTGGAGGCGGAGGTGGAGTGCCAGCATTCGGTGCCGGAGGCCGCCGTGACCGCCCTGGAGCAGCTTTTGCAGACCCACTACGACCTGCGCCAGATACGGCTGCGCTTCGTGTCTGCCAGCGGAAAAAAGAGCGCGGAGCAGGTGCTGCTGGGCAAGCCCATCAAGGGTCGACCCATCTCCATGGAGGGGCTGAACCCTAAGATGGGCACCGTGGTGGTGGAGGGCAAGGTATTCTTCTTTGACTGCCACGAGACCCGGCGGCCCGGGGTGTGGGTCCTGACCTTTGACATAACGGATAACCAAAACTCCGTCACCGTCCGCAAGTATATGCAGACCAAGGAGCTGGGCAGCCTGCAAAGCGCCATCGCCCCGGGTATGTGGCTGCGGGTCCAGGGGATCATGGAGCTGACCAGGGACGGAAAGGATATGCAGCTGGCCCCCTTCAACATCGTGAAGATCGGCCACGAGGCCCGGAAGGATACGGCCAGGGAGAAGCGGGTGGAGTTGCACCTGCACACCCGTATGTCCAACATGGACGCCCTAACAGACCCGGCGGCGGTGATCAAGGAGGCCATTTCCTGGGGCCACCCGGCCATTGCCCTCACCGACCACGGGGTGTGCCAGGCCTTTCCCGATGCCTGGCACACGGCCAAGGGAAAGATTAAAATTCTCTATGGCGTAGAGGGGTACTTTATCAACAATCTGGACGATCGGGTGGTGGTACACGGCCCGGCGGACCAGGATCTTGACGATGAGATCGTCTGCTTCGACATTGAGACCACGGGCCTGCAGGTGATGAAGGAGGCCATCACGGAGATCGGCGCGGTGGTGCTGAAAAACGGGGAAATTGTGGACCGCTTTCAGACCTTTGTAAACCCCGGCCGCCGGCTGACCCCGGAAATTATCGGCCTCACGGGCATCACCGACGCTATGCTCAAGGACGCGCCCCAGCCCAAAGAGGCCTTGGAGGCGTTCCTGAAATTCGTAGATGGGCGGCCCCTGGCGGCCCACAACGCGGAGTTTGACATAGGCTTCATTCGGGAGGGGTGCCGCCGGGCGGGACTGGATTTTTCTCCCACCTATGTGGACTCCCTGATTCTGGCCCAAAATCTGCTGCCGGAGCTGAATAAATTTAAGCTGGATGTGGTGGCGGAGCACCTGGATCTGCCCGCCTTTAATCACCACCGCGCCTCGGACGATGCAGGCATGGTGGGCTATATGCTTATCCCCTTTTTCGAGAAAATGCGCCGGGAGCTGGGCATCAGCCGCCTGCAGGAAATAAACGAAAAAATGCTGGAGCTGCGGCCCTTGGGCAATAAGAACCACCGCAGACCCAAGCACATTATTATTTTGGCGAAAAACAAGCTGGGGCTCAAGCACCTGTATCAGCTGGTGTCGGCCTCCAACCTGAAGTATTTTAAGCGCTTCCCCATCATTCCCAAGACCGAGCTGGCGGCCCACCGGGAGGGGCTTATCATCGGCTCCGCCTGCGAGGCCGGGGAGCTTTTCCGGGCGGTGGTGGAGCACAAGGACTGGGACGAGCTGAAGCGCATCGCCTCCTTTTACGACTACCTGGAAATCCAGCCCCTGTGCAACAACGCCTTCATGCTGCGCAGCGGCGAGGCCCGGGACGAGGAGGAGCTGCGGGACTTCAACCGCACCATCGTCCGCCTGGGCGCAGAGCTTCATAAGCCCGTCTGCGCCACCGGAGATGTGCATTTCATGGAGCCGGAGGACGAGATTTTCCGCCATGTGCTCCTGGCCAGTAAAAAATTCCCCGACGCGGACAAGAGCCTGCCCATTTACTTCAAGACCACCGACGAAATGCTGGAGGAATTTTCCTATCTGGGAGAGGAGACCGCCTACGAGGTGGTGGTGAAAAATACCCGGGCCATTGCAGATCTGGTGGAGGAGATCGAGCTGCTGCCTCCGGGACAGCTTTTCCCGCCGCGACTGGAAAATTCCGAGCAGGAGCTTCACGACATGGTGTGGAGCAAGTGCCATGAGCTCTACGGGGAAAATCCGCCCCAGCTCATCGTGGACCGGCTGAATGTGGAGCTGGGCGGCATTTTGGGCAAGTACGATGTGGTGTATATGTCGGCCCAGAAGCTGGTGCAGCGGAGCCTGGAAAACGGGTATCTGGTGGGCTCCCGAGGGTCCGTGGGGTCGTCGCTGGTCGCCTATATGGCGGGCATCACAGAGGTAAACTCCCTGCCGCCCCACTACCGCTGCCCCCGGTGCAAGCACACGGAGTTCATCACCGACGGCAGCTACGGCTGCGGCGCGGATATGCCGGATAAAATCTGCCCCCAGTGCGGGGAAAAGCTGGTCAAGGACGGCTTTGACATCCCCTTTGAGACCTTCCTGGGCTACGGCGGCGGCAAGGTGCCGGATATTGACCTGAACTTCTCCGGGGAATACCAGGCCCGAGCCCACCGCCACGCGGTGGAGATGTTCGGCGAGACCCAGGTGTTCCGGGCCGGGACCATCGGTACCCTGGCGGAAAAGACCGCCTACGGCTTTGTGCGAAAATATCTGGAGGAGCGGGACATCACCGCCGGAAACGCGGAGATGAACCGCCTGACCCTGGGCTGCGTGGGCGTGCGGCGCACCACGGGCCAGCACCCCGGCGGCCTGGTGGTGGTGCCGGACGATATGGATGTGGAGGATTTCACCGCCGTGCAGCACCCGGCAGATGCCGAGGATGCCGAGACCATCACCACCCATTTTGAATACCACTGCATGGAGGACAACCTCCTGAAGCTGGATATGCTGGGCCACGATGACCCGTCCATGATCCGTATGCTGGAGGACCTCACCGGGGTCAATGCCCGGGCTATTCCCCTGGACGACCCGGATACCATGAGCATTTTTACCTCCTCTAAGGTGCTGGGCTTTGAAAATGACGAGCTTCTGGGCCCCACCGGCGCCGTGGCCATCCCGGAGTTCAATACCCGTTTCACCCGGCAGATGCTCATAGATACCCAGCCCAAGGATTTTAACACCCTGGTGCGGCTTTCGGGCTTTTCCCACGGCACGGATGTGTGGCTTGGAAACGCCCGGGAGCTGATCGTGGGCGGTACGGCCTCGGTTCTGCAGACCGTGGGCTGCCGTGACGACATTATGCTCTATCTCATCTCCATGGGTCTGGACCCGAAAATGAGCTTTAAGATCATGGAGGCCGTGCGAAAGGGCAAGGTGAAAAAGGGCGGCTTCCAGGAGGGCTGGGTGGAGGCCATGGAGGAGCACGGGGTGCCCCAGTGGTACATCGAGTCCCTGGCCAAGATCGGCTATCTTTTCCCCAAGGCCCACGCCGTGGCCTATGTGATGATGGCCTTCCGCATCGCCTGGTTCAAGGTCCATGAGCCCTTGGCCTTCTATGCAACCTTCTTCACCATCCGGGCCAAGGCCTTTGACGCGGAGTTTTGCTGCGCCGGAAAGGAGGCCGTGGAGCGAAAAATTCACGAGATCGAGAACAACAAGGACGCCACCGCCGTGGAGCAGAACCTCCTGGTGACCCTGGAGGTGTGCTACGAGTTTTATCTCCGGGGCTTCCACTTTGATACCATCGACATTTACCGGTCCGATGCCTCGAAATTCATCATCACCGAGGGCGGGCTGCTGCCGCCGCTGATCTCCGTCCATGGACTGGGGGAGGCCGCCGCCCAGGACACGGTGGAAAAGCGCAAGGGCAAGACCTTCATCTCTGTGGAGGAGTTTTCCATGTGCTGCAGCAAGCTGTCCAAGACCCATATCGAGCAGCTGAAGGCCCTGGGGGCCTTTGCGGGGATGGCGGACACCAGCCAGGTGAATTTGTTTGACGGCTTGTAA